The window GAGATCTTAGAGGAGCTCGGCGCCGACGTCGAGTGGGTCGCCGGACCGGACGCGACCGGTCCCGCCTACCACCACATGGGAACGACTCGCATGAGCGATGACCCCGAGACGGGCGTCGTCGACGCGCGCTGTCGGACCCACGACCTCGACAACTGCTGGATCGCCTCCAGCTCGGTGTTCCCCACGAGCGGGGCGATGAACCCCACGCTCACCATCGCCGCGCTCGCGCTCCGCGTCGGGGACGACGTCGCCGAGTGGCTCGGCGACGAGACGTGACATGTCCTCAATATTATTTTAGGTAAACCTAAAAACTCAAGTGCGTGCGAACGGAGACGTGAGTAATGAGCGACTCAGCACACGCGGCGAACGGCTCCGCGGCCGTCGTCGACGACGACGCGACCGACGAGACCATCGACGACACGACCGCCGACGACGCCGGCGACGCGGACGAGCAGTACACCTTCGACGACCTGAGCGTCGTGATGGGAACGTACAACGAGGAGGAGGCCATCGCGACGGTGCTAGAGGACATCGACGAGGTCACCGACGGGAAGGCGGAGGTCGTCTGCGTCGACGGCTCCTCGGACCGAACGCCGGAGATCGCCCGCGAGCACGGAGCAACCGTCGTCGAGCAGGAGCCGCAGGGGTACGGCGTCGCCGTGCGCGAGGCGGTCCTGACGCCCGACCGCCCGGTGGTCGTCACCACCGACTGCGACGACACCTACCCGATGGAGGCGCTGCCGGAGTTCCTCGCCGAGATCAACGACGGCGCGGACGTGGTGAGCGGCGACCGGCTCTACCACGGTGCGGACGCGATGCCGGCGTTCAACCGTCTCGGGAACCACGCGTTCGCGGCGGTCGCGAGCCTCCTGATGGGCGAGCGCGTCCACGACACCACCACCGGGATGCGCGCGTACCGCCGCGACGTGGTCGAGGAGATCGGCTGGACGGAGAACACCGGCCTCTCCGCCGAACTGCTGATCCGGCCGCTGATGCGCGGCTACGACGTCCGCGAGCGCCCGATCCGCTACGCCGAGCGCCTCGGCGAGACGAAGCTCGACCCGATCGGCGGCGGCGCCGCCATCGCGAAGTCGATCGTCACAGTCTGTCTCGAAGAGCAGCTCCGACGGTTCTGAAGGCGCTTCGCCCTCGACGCCGTCGTCGGACGGCGGTCCGGATACACTGTGGGCACAGTGGACCGCCGCCGGCGACGTTTTTAAACTCGTGAGCGACAGCGCCAATCATTTATAAATGGACGCGGCGGTGGCGCGTGCCGACGAACGCCCGCAGGGCGTGAGTCGCACGCGCGAGGGAGTCAGTCGCCGGAGCGGAGCGGAGGCGACTGACGAGGCTGGGGAGGCGCGAGGTGCTGTGCGGAGCGGTGCGGGGGCGGGGCTCAAAGGGGCAGCCGCGAGGACGCCGGAGGCGACGTAAGCACCGCAGCGAAGGAACGGAGTGACTGAGCGAGGAGCGCAACGAGCGTCCGGCGTCCTCGCGACTGGGGCTTTAGAGGAGTTCGCCGCCGATCCACGGTCGGTTATTTATAAGCTAGCGGCTGGGTTTATTTCTGTGCGACCGCAAAGTGTCGGCGATGTCGACTCGCTCGACGAGGTCCCCCCGACGCGTCGCCACCGTGGCCGGCGGGCTGTCGGTCGCCGTCACGCTCGCCCTCCGGTTCGCCGTCTTCCCGTATCAAGACCACGGCACACCGTTGTGGGAACTACCATGGATGACGCTCGGCGCGTTCGCGCTTCTCGCCGTCCCCGCGTACCTCTACGCGGCACACGGCGTGATCGCGCCCGTTGCTGTCGTCGTCGGAACATACGCGCTCGCGGTCCGCGAGACGTGGGGGTACTTCGGTGGGTTAGGCCCGCCGGACCCCGGGGCGGCCTCGACGCCGACGATCCTCACGCTGTACCTCGTGTTCTGGGCTGTCCCGCTCGCGGCCGCGACAGCGGTCGGCGGGGCGGAGTACGGGATCCGCGCGCTCGGCACGCGGCGAGGCGGAGCGGAGGCGTAGGCGCGACGGCGGTAGGCGCCACGGCGGCGCAACCTGACTGAGTCAGCTGTTTCGGCTACGTCGCCCGTCTCGCCAGCGTTACTCGTCGCTCGCTTCGGCGTCCGTCTCGAAGACGACCCACTCGGGGTGGGTGTCGGGCTCGTCGGGGAGGTAGGTTCCCTCGTTGCCGCACTCCGTGACGAGCCGGCAGGTCGAACGCTCGGGCGGCCAGACGGCCTCGACGCGTTCGCCGTCGTCGGTCACCCGCACCGTCACCTCCTGCCGGTAGGTGTACGTCGCGCCCTCGGGGTCGACGAGCGTCACGGTCACGGCGATCACGTCGCCGTCGGGGTCGAACGGGACCGGCTCGCTCGCGTTCCCGCCGGCCCCGCTCTCCGAGCCGGGGAGCCGGGCGCCCGAGGGGGTCACCGCCCAGTCGACCGCGAGCGACTCGCCGGGGTCCGACACGGTGTAGGAGACGTGGTCCGGGCCGCCCGGTGCGCCCCGGCGCGGGTCGACGCGCACCTGCGCGCGGGCGACGCGGTCGGGGACGCCGACGGTCGTCTCGGGGTCGATCGTCGACCCGGAGCGGCGGTCGAGCGCCTCCAGCTTGGGGACGACGTGCGCCTCCGGGCTCACGCCCCAGACGCCGTGGTAGGCGTAGCGGTACAGCGTGCGGTCGGGGTAGGCGTCCAACACGGCGAAGTTCTCCACCGGATCGCGTTCGAGCGCGTACACGACGTCGCCGTCGAGCCCCGGCCCGTTCCGGAGGTACTGGAACGGGTGGTTCTGCCACTCGCCGTACGGCGTGGGGAGGAACACGAGCCCGTCCTCGAACGTCGTCTCGTCGATCGGCGCGTACGCGGCCTCGAGCTTCTCGCCGACCGCGGCGTTCCGGTCGATCGGCTCGGAGGCGGCGTCCACGGCGGCGACGCCCGCCACGGCGACCGCGCTCACGACGACGACGGCGAGCGCGACGCGGGTGACCGCGGGCGAGACGCCGCGGGCCGCGAGCCGCTCGCGGGCCGCGGTGAGCCCCCGCCACCCGACGGCGACGCCCAGCCCGCCGAACACCGCCAGCGGAACGAGCAGGTCGAAGTGGTAGAACGGGCCGAACAGCGACGCGAGCCCGTCGGTCGGGTCCGAGAGGTCCGCGAGCGCGTTGTGGGTCCCCCAGAAGTACAGGTTCCCGACGACGACGGAGCCCGCGACGCCGGCGAGCAGCGCGGCCGCGGTCCGACGGAATGCGGGGGAGTCGGACGGGGCGGGCGCTCCCGACGACTCATCGACGTCGCCGCCGTCGGCGACCCGCGCGGCGCCGCCGGACGTCCGGCCGACGAGCCCGCCCACGTCTCCGTCCGCGAGCCACCCCCAGAGCGCGGCCGCGACGCCCCCGACCGCCAGCGCGGTGCCGAGCGGGCCGGCGACGAACCACCGCGTCGCGATCTCGGCGAGCGCGTAGCCGTTCGACTCCAGCGCCAGCTCGAGCGTGTACTCTACCGAGTGGCCGAGGATGCGCCGCTCGCCGAAGCCCGGGCCGTCCATCGGCGCGAACTCCTGGTACGGGAACACGAGCGGCGACCCCGTCATCCGGGCGTTGTACGCGAGCGTGACCCCGACGAACAGGACGCCGAACAGCGCCGTCAACCCCTGGCGACGGATCGGACCGGGGAGCTCGCCGGACCGGTCGAGCGCGAGCGCGCGGCGGCCGAGAGCCGCGAACGCGCGCGGCGTCGAGCGCCCCGTCTCGGCGCCGAAGCGGCGGACCGCCGCCCCCACCCGCCACAGCGCGTGAGCGATGAACGGCGCGGCGAACAGCACCGCGGTGTACGGCCTCGAGAAGAAGGCGATCCCGATCGCGACGCCCGCGACGCCGGCGGCCGCGAGCGACCGGTCGCGGATCCCCCGGAGGTACGCGACCGCGAAGACCAGGTTGAAGAACGTCGTGGGCGCGTACGGGAGGAACGCCGACGACGTCGCGATCGCCATCGGCGACGCGGCGAACAGGACGCTCGCGGCGAGCCCCGCCCGCCGACCGAACGTCTGCGAGCCGAGCAGGTACACTAAGGCGGCGTTGCCCGCGGCGACCGCCGCGAGCGTCACGCGCGGCTCGCCGAACAGCCACATCGAGGCCGCGAACGTCGCCGCCGGGACCGGGTTGTACTTCGGGTAGAGCCGCCCGCCGTCCTCGATGAAGAACCACGGGTGGAAGGCGTCGGCGAGCGGCCCGGCGTGGAACTCCAGCTGGCCGCCGAGGAGGAGCGCGGCCTGCGTGAGGTAGACGCCCTCGTCGTGGTTGGCGGAGTGGTGCGAAAAGACGGTGGCGGCGATCGCGAACGTCAGGGCGCCGGCCGCGACGGCGACCAGCGCGGCCGCGACCGTCACCCGATCTGCGCGCGCGAGGCGCTCACGGAGGCGCGTCGCGAGCCGACGGGGACGAACGAACGGGGGAAAGTCTGCCACGGGCGCCGGGGATCCTCAGATCTCGACGCCGGCCTCGCGCATGAGGTCGATCGTCGGTTCGAGGTCCGACAGCTGCGTCAGGTCGATGTCCGGGACGTCGAGCTCGTCGATCGACGGCAGGTCGCCGATCGGCTCGACGTCGGGGATCAGCGGGTACTCGAAGGTGGAGCGCGCGAAGTAGTCCTGCGCCTCCGCCGACAGCAGATGGCGGACGAAGTTTGACGCGAGGTCGGCGTCGGACGCGGTGTCGACGACCGCGGCGCCGGCGACGTTGAACACCGCGCCCGCGTCGCCCTCGGTGAACGAGGTGGCGATCGGCGCCCCCGGGTTCCCGTCGAGCACGCGCTGGATGTAGTAGTGGTTCGTGAACGCGGCGTCGATCTCGCCGTCGGCGATCGCCTGGCAGGTGACGAACTCGTCGGGGTACGTCGAGGCGCCGCGCTCGACCATCGCCTCGAGCCAGTCGCGGGTGGCCTCCTCGCCCTCGATGAGCCGCATCGCGGTGATGAACGCCTGCGCGGAGCCGTACGACGGCGCCCACCCGAGGTCGCCCTCGAACTCCTCGGGGTACGCCATGATGTCGTCGGGCATCTCGCTCTCCGAGAATTCGTCGGTGTTGTACGGGACCGTCCGGGCGCGCCCGGAGGTGCCGACCCACTGCTCGGTCCGGAACTCCTCGCGCACCTTGTCGGTCACCTCGGACGGGAGCGCCTGCGTGCGCCCCTCGTCCGCGAGCGCGCCGAGCGAGCCGGAGTTGACCGAGTAGAACACGTCCGCGGGCGACCCCTCGCCCTCGTTCGTGATCTGGTTCACGAGGTCGGTCGAGCCGCCGTACCGCACGGTGAGGTCGAGGTCGTCGTACAGGTCGTCGATGTAGCCGACGAGCTCGCCGACGAGGAACTCTCCCCGCCCGGAGTAGACGGTGAGCTCGCCCTCCAGCGCCGGCATCTCGGCCATCGACGTCCCGCCGGGGGCCCCGCGACCCTGGCGGCCGGACCCGATCTGGCCGACGGCCGGTCCGCCGTCGTCGCCGTCGCCGCCGTCCTCTCCGTCGTCGCCCATGCAACCGGCGACGCCCGCCGCGCCGACCGCGGCCGTCGCCGCGAGGAACCGCCGTCGCCGAACGTCGCGTCCGTTGGATTCGTGCTCAGTCATGTGTTTTAGGCTTACCTAAATACTTTTAATCGTGTCGATTCAGTCGTCCGCCGGCGCCGGCGTTCTCTGGATCGCGTCGAGGCAGTCGAGCCAGTCGCGCATGTACTCGCCGCAGTGGTTGAGGAACGCGCCGTTGTTCCACTCGGAGAAGTCGCCCTCCGCGAGCGCGTCGGCCATCTCCGCGAACGCCGCCGCGAACGAGTCGGCGTCGTCAGCCTCGTCGTCGACGACTTCCCAGACGTGTTCGTTCAGCTCCAATCCCGCCACCTCGTTCGCGAGGTCGTCGAACGTCGAGCGCGCGGCCTTGTTGTGCTCGCACAGCGGGTCGCCGTTGTAGATCCGCTTGCCGAGCACGTCGCAGGCGCGCTTGAGGAAGAGGCCCGACCAGATGTCGTCGAACCGCCCGACGTCCCACTCGTTGTCGTCCATCGGAAGCTGGTAGAACGCGGGGATCACCTCGCGGCGGAAGGCGAGGTTCATCGAGCAGACGGTGAGGTAGTTTCCGCGCGCGGCGACGAAGTCCTCGCCGAAGTCGTCGGCGGTCGTCCGGGTCTGCGCCTGCCCTTCGAGGTCGCCGTCCATCAGGATCCGGACCGCGTCGAGGTCCGGGACGTTCGTCCACAGCCCCTGCGAGGCGACGACCTCGCCGGCCTCGACGTCGACCGCGTCGGTCTCGACCGTCTCGTCCATCGCCGAGTAGGGGTAACCGCGCGGGTAGAGCCCGTGCTCGTCGGCGTTGTCGTAGAGGACGTTCACCCAGTCCTCGTCGGAGCGCACGCGCTCGATCGAGCCGCCGAACGCGAGGTTCTCCATGTGACGGCCGAAGTAGTCCTCCTCGTCGTGGGGGAGCGTGTCGTCGTCGATGAAGACGCCGTACTCGAAGGCGTCGTCGGCCCACATGTAGAGGAGTCCGAAGCTCGTCTCGGCGTGGCTCGCGGCCGGGACGACGTGGCCGTACTCCGCGACCTCGTTGGCCTCGTACCACTCCTCGCGGCGGGTGCCGTCGAAGACCTCGCCGGAGACGTCGAGGTCGTCGAGCATGGCGCGCATCTCGTCAACGTCACAGAAGTCCTCAGTGACGAGGACGAAGTGGAGCCGAGAGACATCGAACCCGTGTTCTCGGGCGTTCGCGACGTACTCGCGGAGGCACTCGTATTCGCGGATCGTGGGGACGATCACGCAGATGTCCTCGCTCGCGGCGTCTGGGCGGCGTTCTTCCATACTCCAACGTTTTTAGGTTGGCCTAAAAATCTGACGGTCCGGAGTGCGACGACTCGCTCTCTCCGGCGGCGTTCGGCGCCGTATCGCCGGCCGCGTCCCCCGCACCGGCGTCGCCGGCGACGCTCCCCCCGTCGGCCTGCACCGGGGGAGTCGACTCGCCGTCCCCCGCGGGACCGGCGGTCGGCGAAACTCCGAGCGCGAGCGCGGCGACCCCACCGCCGGCGAGCGTGACGGCGTTCTTCAGCGCGTGGTCGAGGATCGCCGCCGCGAGCGCCGTCTCGACCGGGAGCCCCGTCGCGCTCACGACGAGGCCGGTGAACGCCGCCTCGTACAGCCCGATGCCGCCCTGCGAGAGCGGGAGCACCTTCGCGAGGTTGCCGACGCTGACCGCGAGCGTCCCGACGACGAGCAGCGTCGGAGTCGGGACGGCCCCCCCGACCCCGCCCGTGAGCGCGGCGAGCACGAGCACGGCGGTGAGGACGTCGAGCGCCCAGATCAGAACGCTCCAGAGGAACACCGCTCCGAGGCGACGCGGATCGGCGGCGACGACCCTGACGGACGCGCCGAACCGGACGGCGGCGTCGACGACTCGCGCGAGTCGGGAGCGGTCCGGCCCGAGGCCCGCGACCCGAGCTCGGAGCCCGGGTCCGAATCGCCGGTCGCTCCGGGCGACCGCGACGGTCGCGACCGAGAGGACGCCGGCGACGGCGGCGATGCCGGCCGCGGCCGCGAGCGCGGTCGACGGCGCGACGGTGCCCACCGACTCGCCCGACTCGGGCGACCGACCGGTCAGGAGCAGGAACGCGAGCGCGACGCCCCCGAGCGCGCCGATGGCGACGAGGTCGAACGCGCGCTCGACCGCGAGCGAGGCGACGCCGGGCGGATACGGCACGTCCCGCCGGTCCTTGAGCAGGTACGCGCGGACCCCGTCGCCGGCGCGGGCCGGGACGACGAGGTTCGCGGTCTGGCTGGCGAAGACGGTCGCGGTGAGGAAGCCGGTCCGGCAGCGGCGGTCCATGGCCGCGAGCACGTCGCCGTACCGCCGCCCCCTGACCGGCCACGAGAGCAGGTAGATACCGAGCGCGACGGTCAGAAGCGCCGGGTCGGCCGACGTCACCGCCGCGACTACCGCGTCCGCGTCGAGGCCCCGGGCGAGGACCGCCGCGCCGAGGCCGAGGACGACGAGCGTCCCGAGAGCGGTGAGCCGCTCCCGCGAGAACCCGGCGCGGAGCCGGTCCCCGAGGTCGGTCCCCGTCACGGGTGTCGACCTCCGCACCGAAGCGGTCGGAGCCGCCCGGCCGTCGCACCGGTACGCGGGCGTTCGGGGCGCCGTTCGACGGTCATACGTTGATTTAGGTTGCCCTAAAACATATAACGCTGACGGTTCGGCGACCGGGGTCGGCCGCCGTCGGGAGAGCAACCGTCCGCGTTCCCGCGAGATGCCGACCGCCGAAAGGTGCTTTTGTGTGTCTATCGAAATACTGCACATGTCCGACACCGTCCGAATGTGGCTCGTCGAGCGGACGTACTCCGACGACGAGCAGAACATGGTGATCCTCACGTACGCCACCCCGGACGGCGAGCGCTACTTCCGGAAGGAGCGCGCGCTCACCTCCTTCACCGACGTGCGCGACACGACGGCCGCCGTCGACGCCGAGCCCGAGAACGTCGGCGCGGTCGACGACCCGGCCGACCGCGAGCGGTACGCGGCCGAGGCAGAGCGAATGGCGGCGGCCCACGCCCCCGACGACGTGATCTGATCGGCGGAACCGACCGCCGTGCCCGTCGGGACGCGGCGCCGCCGTCGGCGAGCCGCGGCGGCGTTTAAGTCGGTCCGACGCGAACGTCCCGCCGATGCGCGCCACCCTCGAAACCCTCGCGGCCGCCGCGCTCGTCGGGGTCGCGCAGGGGGCGCTGCGCCTCGTCGGCCTCGCGGGCGTCTTCGCGCTCGCGGCCCCGCTGTCCGTCGCTCCCTGGACCGTCGTCACCAGCGTGTACGCGCACGGGTCGATCGGTCACCTGCTGGCGAACGGGCTCGCGCTGCTCCTCGTCGGCCCGCTCGTCGAACGGCGGACGACGCGGCCCCGCTTCCACGCGTTCGTGGTGGCGACCGGGGCGGTCGCCGGGATCGCGCAGGTGACGCTCGGCGGGGTGATCGGTCCGCCGACCGCCGTGTTGGGGCTGAGCGGCGCCGTCTTCGCGCTCGGCGGCTACCTGCTCGCCGGCAACGTCGTGACCGCGACGCTGTTCGACCGACTGCGGCTCCCGCCGCGCGCGCAGTTCGCGCTGTTCGGGCTCGCCGCCGTCGCGCTCACCGCGACGACCGCGGCGCCGGGCGTCGCCCTGATCGCCCACGCGACCGGCGCGTTCTGCGGGCTCCTCGCGGGACGCGTGGGGGTATTGGACGTTCGGTGAAAACGGAGCGACGGCGCCGCCGCTGGCGACGGTAAATAAAACGAAGAGAGCGGAAATACGCCCTAGCGCTTAGTCTTCGAGAACGATCTCGATGCTGACGTCGTTCGGCACTTGGACGCGCATGAGCTGGCGGAGCGCGCGTTCGTCGGCGTCGATGTCGATCAGACGCTTGTGGACGCGCATCTCCCAGTGCTCCCACGTCGCCGTCCCCTCACCGTCCGGGGACTTTCGCGACGGGATCTCGAGCGTCTTCGTCGGCAGCGGGATCGGGCCCGACAGGGCGACCCCCGTCGAGTCCGCGATCTCGCGGACGTCGTCGCAGATGTCGTCGAGGTCCTCGGGGCTCGTGCCGGCGAGGCGGACGCGTGCCTGCTGCATCGATTATCGCTCGTTGACTTCGAGCACCTTGCCGGCCGCGATGGTCTGACCCATGTCGCGGATGGCGAAGCTGCCGAGTTCCGGGATCTCGCCGGACGGCTCGATGCTGAGCGGTTTCTGGGGGCGCACGGTGACGACCGCGGCGTCGCCGGACTTGATGAAGTCCGGGTTCTCCTCGGCGACCTCGCCGGACGACGGGTCGATCTTCTGATCGATCGACTCGATCGTACAGGCGACCTGCGCCGTGTGGGCGTGGAAGACGGGCGTGTACCCGGCCGTGATGACCGACGGGTGCTGCATGACGACGACCTGCGCCTTGAACGTCTCGGCGACGCTCGGCGGGTCGTCGGCCGGACCACAGACGTCGCCGCGACGGATGTCGTCCTTGCCGATGCCGCGGACGTTGAACCCGACGTTGTCACCGGGCTCGGCCTTGGGCACTTCCTCGTGGTGCATCTCGACCGTCTTCACTTCGCCGCCCACGTCGGACGGCTGGAAGGAGACGTTGTCGCCGGTGTTGAGGATCCCGGTCTCGACGCGTCCCACGGGGACGGTCCCGATGCCGGAGATGGTGTAGACGTCCTGGATGGGGAGTCGGAGCGGCGCGTCCGTCGGCGGCTCGGACTCCGGCAGGTCGTTAAGCGACTCCAGCAGAGTGGGGCCGTCGTACCAAGGCGTGTTCTCGGACGCCTCGGAGACGTTGTCGCCCTCGAACGCGGAGATCGGCACGAAGGTCGTGTCGTCGGTCGCGAAGCGGACCTGGTTGAGCAGGTTCTTGACCTCCTCGATGACCTCGTTGTAGGTGGACTCCTGGTAGTCGACCAGGTCCATCTTGTTGACGCCGATGATGAGCTCGTTGATGCCCAGCGTGCGGGCCAGGAACACGTGCTCTCGGGTCTGGGGCGCGACGCCGTCGTCGGCCGCGACGACGAGCACCGCGTTGTCGGCCTGCGAGGCGCCCGTGATCATGTTCTTCACGAAGTCACGGTGGCCCGGGCAGTCGACGATGGTGAAGTAGTAGTTGTCCGTGTCGAACTCCTGGTGGGCGATGTCGATCGTGACGCCGCGCTCGCGCTCCTCGGCGAGGTTGTCCATCACGTAGGCGAACTCGAAGCCGCCCTTGCCCTTCTCTTCGGCTTCCTCGCGGTGCTGCTCGATTACGTGCTCGGGGACGCTCCCCGTCTCGAAGAGGAGGCGACCCACGAGCGTACTCTTGCCGTGGTCGACGTGGCCGATAATGGCCAGGTTCTGGTGCGGTTTGTCACTCATGGGGTAATCACGCGCTAAGGCGCTCTGTGAGTAAGTTTCGGTTGATTCCACTAAAACGGTTTCGATACGGCCCACAGAGTATCGCGCCGCAGTCGGGCGATTCTCGACAACGCGGGGCACGGCAGCGCGACGCATGGGCGGGGTCGCGATAGCGGGAGCTGACCGCGTCGGAATCGACCCGACCGGAGCGGCAGCGGCTACTCCAACCGGCCGACGTCTCCGAGCACCGCGCTCGCGGTCTCCGGACCACCGGCGCCCCGGCCCGAGATGTTGAGCCGGCCGGCGTGCGTGGTCTCGATCTGGACGATGTTCTGCGTCCCGGAGACCGCGAGCGTCCCGTTCTCGGGGACGAGCCGCGGAGCGACCCGGACGGTCTCCCCGGTCGCCTCGCCGATAAGCCGGACCGTCCGGCCGTCCTCGGCGGCGAGCCGGAGCGCCGAGCCGGGCACGTCGCGGATCCCCGCCACGTCGGCGTCGTCGAGCGTGAACTCCCGGGCGTCGGCCGGGTCGTCAGCCGCGCCGAACGAGAGCACGTTCGCGAGGATGACGCACTTGAGCGCGGCGTCGGTCCCGTCGACGTCGAAGGAGGGGTCGGCCTCGGCGACGCCGAGGTCCTGCGCCTCCGCGAGCACGTGCTCGTAGTCGAGCCCCTCCGCGGCCATCCGGGTGAGGATGAAGTTCGCCGTCCCGTTGAGTACGCCGCGGACCGCGGTGACGTGGCCGGGCTCGATGTCCTCGACGGTCGAGACCGCGGGGATCGCCCCGCCGACGGTCGCCTCGAACCGGATCTCGCCCGCGCTGTCGTCGACGGCGGCCCGCAGGTCGCCGAAGCGCTCCGCGACCGGGCCCTTGTTCGCGAGCACGGCGTGGCGGTCGCGCTCCAGCGCGCGAGTCACGTGCGAGAAGCCGGGCTCGGCGTCGCCGAGGGTCGTCGGCGTCGCCTCGACGAGGACGTCGTAGTCGGCCGCGAGCGCGTCCGCGGGGTCGTCGTCGCCGACGATCCCCCGCTCCGTCTTCCGGGCCACCACCGCGTCGGGGTCGACGCCGGCGTCCCGGCCGCCCGTCCCGTCCGCGACGACCGCCGTCGAGGAGTCCGCGACGGCGACGACCTCGTGGCCGTACTCGCTCGCGAGGTCGACGACAGAGCGCCCGACCGCGCCCGCGCCGACGACGGCGAGTCTCACGCCTCCACCCCCGTGAGCGGCTCGACCAGGCGTAGCTCCTTCTCCTCGGCCAGCTCCCGGACCGCCGCGAGCGCGGCCTCCGTCTCGCCGGCGCGGGCCTCTAGGCGAAGCCGCGCGCTCGACGCCTCCTCGGTCCCCTGGGGGGCCGCGAGCGACACGTCGGCGACCGACGCCGACGCGCACGCCTCGATCCGCGAGAGCGTGTCGGAGAGGTCAGTGTCGATGAGGTGGCCGAACAGCAGCAGCGTCACCTCCTCGGCGTACCGCTCTGTCCCCGCCTGCATCACGTTCACGCCCTCGCTCCGGAGGGCCTCGACGATCCCCTCGAAGCGCTCCTGCGTGGCTTCGAAGTCGACTTCGACCGGGATCCGACCGCGCGGGGTCTTGTTCCCGCGCTCGTGGTAGATCGAGAGGAGGTTCCCCCCGTTGTCGGCGATCGGTTGGAGGGCGGCGAGCAACTGCCCCGGCTCGTCGACGAGCTCGAGCCGCACCGTGTGCGTCGACGGCGTCGCCGAGGCGTGCCCGCCGTCTGGGGTGGGATCGTCATCCGCCCGGCCGTCGACCCCCTCGGGCGCGTCGCTCACGCCG is drawn from Halorubrum sp. CBA1229 and contains these coding sequences:
- a CDS encoding dolichyl-phosphate hexose transferase, with the translated sequence MGTYNEEEAIATVLEDIDEVTDGKAEVVCVDGSSDRTPEIAREHGATVVEQEPQGYGVAVREAVLTPDRPVVVTTDCDDTYPMEALPEFLAEINDGADVVSGDRLYHGADAMPAFNRLGNHAFAAVASLLMGERVHDTTTGMRAYRRDVVEEIGWTENTGLSAELLIRPLMRGYDVRERPIRYAERLGETKLDPIGGGAAIAKSIVTVCLEEQLRRF
- a CDS encoding glycosyltransferase family 39 protein, whose product is MTVAAALVAVAAGALTFAIAATVFSHHSANHDEGVYLTQAALLLGGQLEFHAGPLADAFHPWFFIEDGGRLYPKYNPVPAATFAASMWLFGEPRVTLAAVAAGNAALVYLLGSQTFGRRAGLAASVLFAASPMAIATSSAFLPYAPTTFFNLVFAVAYLRGIRDRSLAAAGVAGVAIGIAFFSRPYTAVLFAAPFIAHALWRVGAAVRRFGAETGRSTPRAFAALGRRALALDRSGELPGPIRRQGLTALFGVLFVGVTLAYNARMTGSPLVFPYQEFAPMDGPGFGERRILGHSVEYTLELALESNGYALAEIATRWFVAGPLGTALAVGGVAAALWGWLADGDVGGLVGRTSGGAARVADGGDVDESSGAPAPSDSPAFRRTAAALLAGVAGSVVVGNLYFWGTHNALADLSDPTDGLASLFGPFYHFDLLVPLAVFGGLGVAVGWRGLTAARERLAARGVSPAVTRVALAVVVVSAVAVAGVAAVDAASEPIDRNAAVGEKLEAAYAPIDETTFEDGLVFLPTPYGEWQNHPFQYLRNGPGLDGDVVYALERDPVENFAVLDAYPDRTLYRYAYHGVWGVSPEAHVVPKLEALDRRSGSTIDPETTVGVPDRVARAQVRVDPRRGAPGGPDHVSYTVSDPGESLAVDWAVTPSGARLPGSESGAGGNASEPVPFDPDGDVIAVTVTLVDPEGATYTYRQEVTVRVTDDGERVEAVWPPERSTCRLVTECGNEGTYLPDEPDTHPEWVVFETDAEASDE
- a CDS encoding extracellular solute-binding protein, encoding MTEHESNGRDVRRRRFLAATAAVGAAGVAGCMGDDGEDGGDGDDGGPAVGQIGSGRQGRGAPGGTSMAEMPALEGELTVYSGRGEFLVGELVGYIDDLYDDLDLTVRYGGSTDLVNQITNEGEGSPADVFYSVNSGSLGALADEGRTQALPSEVTDKVREEFRTEQWVGTSGRARTVPYNTDEFSESEMPDDIMAYPEEFEGDLGWAPSYGSAQAFITAMRLIEGEEATRDWLEAMVERGASTYPDEFVTCQAIADGEIDAAFTNHYYIQRVLDGNPGAPIATSFTEGDAGAVFNVAGAAVVDTASDADLASNFVRHLLSAEAQDYFARSTFEYPLIPDVEPIGDLPSIDELDVPDIDLTQLSDLEPTIDLMREAGVEI
- a CDS encoding alpha-1 4-glucan-protein synthase yields the protein MEERRPDAASEDICVIVPTIREYECLREYVANAREHGFDVSRLHFVLVTEDFCDVDEMRAMLDDLDVSGEVFDGTRREEWYEANEVAEYGHVVPAASHAETSFGLLYMWADDAFEYGVFIDDDTLPHDEEDYFGRHMENLAFGGSIERVRSDEDWVNVLYDNADEHGLYPRGYPYSAMDETVETDAVDVEAGEVVASQGLWTNVPDLDAVRILMDGDLEGQAQTRTTADDFGEDFVAARGNYLTVCSMNLAFRREVIPAFYQLPMDDNEWDVGRFDDIWSGLFLKRACDVLGKRIYNGDPLCEHNKAARSTFDDLANEVAGLELNEHVWEVVDDEADDADSFAAAFAEMADALAEGDFSEWNNGAFLNHCGEYMRDWLDCLDAIQRTPAPADD
- a CDS encoding lysylphosphatidylglycerol synthase transmembrane domain-containing protein yields the protein MTGTDLGDRLRAGFSRERLTALGTLVVLGLGAAVLARGLDADAVVAAVTSADPALLTVALGIYLLSWPVRGRRYGDVLAAMDRRCRTGFLTATVFASQTANLVVPARAGDGVRAYLLKDRRDVPYPPGVASLAVERAFDLVAIGALGGVALAFLLLTGRSPESGESVGTVAPSTALAAAAGIAAVAGVLSVATVAVARSDRRFGPGLRARVAGLGPDRSRLARVVDAAVRFGASVRVVAADPRRLGAVFLWSVLIWALDVLTAVLVLAALTGGVGGAVPTPTLLVVGTLAVSVGNLAKVLPLSQGGIGLYEAAFTGLVVSATGLPVETALAAAILDHALKNAVTLAGGGVAALALGVSPTAGPAGDGESTPPVQADGGSVAGDAGAGDAAGDTAPNAAGESESSHSGPSDF
- a CDS encoding rhomboid family intramembrane serine protease, whose translation is MRATLETLAAAALVGVAQGALRLVGLAGVFALAAPLSVAPWTVVTSVYAHGSIGHLLANGLALLLVGPLVERRTTRPRFHAFVVATGAVAGIAQVTLGGVIGPPTAVLGLSGAVFALGGYLLAGNVVTATLFDRLRLPPRAQFALFGLAAVALTATTAAPGVALIAHATGAFCGLLAGRVGVLDVR
- the rpsJ gene encoding 30S ribosomal protein S10 encodes the protein MQQARVRLAGTSPEDLDDICDDVREIADSTGVALSGPIPLPTKTLEIPSRKSPDGEGTATWEHWEMRVHKRLIDIDADERALRQLMRVQVPNDVSIEIVLED